A single window of Channa argus isolate prfri chromosome 12, Channa argus male v1.0, whole genome shotgun sequence DNA harbors:
- the LOC137137706 gene encoding E3 ubiquitin-protein ligase ZFP91-like isoform X2, which translates to MNLEKHRVLDTRTRTATSGNPPEASKPSLDSNESCSSVRGSKRRGKRAVTPPCSDLCPSGTGSSLRVLRARGVASGTTDAKNAHRERRSGSRRRTRRTYAGSFSRNTPAMQRGNWCCERNQSQYDVYISVADSDAAPDENPPFRDDSDDLICKPEPTEKSLRRRLTSQQKEVKKEESEKKEEDQIKEESTEDVGHNEDKVGDDTEQPSRKRWRQKDGKAPRQPKRRKKPPVQYVRCDIEGCGTVLAHPRYLQHHIKYQHLLKKKYVCEHPSCGRLFRLQKQLLRHAKHHTDQRDYICEYCARAFKSSHNLAVHRMIHTGEKPIQCEICGFTCRQKASLNWHMKKHDAEASYKFSCSICGKKFEKKDSVIAHKAKSHPEVLIAEAIAANGGSVITSPTPVSGSAPVLTQPDQPTVSQEKQEAVGDILTPLQQVVLPLTPQTPVDVAQCQFLELPMHHVVEVGHQPQAPAVLHLTALSPAHISGISQPQVIQIPSIPASTVASMTTVDSQSSLLSLSSVTTLAPQQSLKWSREGDEVPQVPGEGDLWDRVIVGGRCEDVGEIMWEGNREIRKGDEGVIWEREGDRQIVLQCNKAHGDSLM; encoded by the exons ATGAATTTGGAGAAACACCGTGTTTTAGATACTCGGACTAGAACTGCGACATCAGGAAATCCACCGGAGGCCTCTAAACCATCCCTGGACTCCAATGAGTCGTGTAGCAGCGTAAGAGGAAGTAAACGACGGGGAAAACGCGCAGTGACCCCACCGTGTTCCGATCTCTGCCCCTCTGGGACCGGGAGTTCTTTGCGTGTTTTGCGAGCAAGGGGTGTTGCATCTGGCACGACTGACGCCAAAAATGCACATCGTGAGAGAAGATCTGGCAGTCGGCGTCGCACGCGTCGGACATACGCGGGATCATTCTCCAGAAATACACCTGCCATGCA GAGAGGAAACTGGTGCTGTGAAAGGAACCAATCACAA TATGATGTCTATATTAGCGTTGCAGATTCAGATGCGGCTCCCGATGAGAACCCTCCATTCAGAGATGACTCCGATGACCTCATCTGTAAACCTGAGCCAAC GGAAAAATCATTAAGGAGGCGTTTAACATCACAACAAAAAGAGGTCAAGAAAGAGGAGTCAGAGAAGAAGGAAGAAGATCAAATTAAAGAAGAATCCACTGAGGATGTTGGGCATAATGAAGATAAAGTGGGTGATGACACAGAGCAACCATCACGGAA GCGATGGAGACAAAAAGATGGCAAAGCTCCTCGGCAACCAAAACGAAG GAAAAAGCCCCCCGTGCAGTATGTCCGCTGTGACATAGAGGGCTGTGGTACTGTCTTAGCACATCCACGCTACTTACAG CACCATATAAAATACCAGCACTTGTTAAAAAagaagtatgtgtgtgaacaCCCTTCGTGTGGCCGCTTGTTTCGCCTGCAGAAACAGCTGTTGCGTCATGCTAAACACCACACAG ATCAAAGGGACTACATCTGTGAGTATTGCGCACGGGCCTTCAAGAGCTCCCATAATCTAGCTGTGCACAGGATGATCCACACCGGAGAGAAGCCAATACA GTGTGAAATCTGCGGCTTCACCTGCCGTCAGAAGGCCTCATTAAACTGGCACATGAAGAAGCATGACGCAGAAGCCTCTTATAAATTCTCTTGCTCCATTTGTGGCAAAAAGTTTGAGAAAAAGGACTCTGTCATTGCTCACAAGGCCAAGAGCCACCCTGAGGTGCTCATAGCTGAGGCCATAGCAGCTAATGGGGGCTCAGTAATAACCAGTCCCACCCCAGTCTCAGGGAGTGCCCCCGTGCTCACCCAGCCTGACCAGCCCACTGTCAGCCAGGAGAAACAAGAAGCAGTGGGTGATATACTCACACCACTGCAGCAGGTGGTGCTCCCGCTCACTCCCCAGACTCCAGTAGATGTAGCTCAGTGCCAGTTTCTTGAACTGCCCATGCATCATGTGGTGGAGGTGGGACATCAGCCGCAAGCCCCTGCCGTGCTGCACCTTACAGCTCTCTCTCCTGCTCACATCTCCGGCATCAGCCAGCCCCAGGTGATTCAGATCCCCTCCATTCCCGCCAGCACTGTTGCATCCATGACCACTGTGGACTCCCAAAGCAGTCTCCTCTCCCTGAGCTCTGTCACCACCCTGGCTCCCCAGCAGTCCTTGAAGTGGAGCAGAGAAGGTGACGAGGTTCCACAGGTCCCCGGGGAAGGGGATCTGTGGGACAGGGTGATAGTTGGCGGACGCTGTGAGGATGTTGGGGAGATTATGTGGGAGGGTAACAGAGAGATTAGGAAGGGTGATGAGGGGGTTATTTGGGAACGTGAAGGAGACAGACAAATAGTGTTACAGTGCAACAAAGCTCATGGAGACAGTTTAATGTAG
- the LOC137137706 gene encoding E3 ubiquitin-protein ligase ZFP91-like isoform X1, whose translation MNLEKHRVLDTRTRTATSGNPPEASKPSLDSNESCSSVRGSKRRGKRAVTPPCSDLCPSGTGSSLRVLRARGVASGTTDAKNAHRERRSGSRRRTRRTYAGSFSRNTPAMQNAIKKSTTKQESETTLGPHWSKSAGVKGKLRPPASGLHTTPPAAVCKPEEIEASSRGEETGAVKGTNHNVADSDAAPDENPPFRDDSDDLICKPEPTEKSLRRRLTSQQKEVKKEESEKKEEDQIKEESTEDVGHNEDKVGDDTEQPSRKRWRQKDGKAPRQPKRRKKPPVQYVRCDIEGCGTVLAHPRYLQHHIKYQHLLKKKYVCEHPSCGRLFRLQKQLLRHAKHHTDQRDYICEYCARAFKSSHNLAVHRMIHTGEKPIQCEICGFTCRQKASLNWHMKKHDAEASYKFSCSICGKKFEKKDSVIAHKAKSHPEVLIAEAIAANGGSVITSPTPVSGSAPVLTQPDQPTVSQEKQEAVGDILTPLQQVVLPLTPQTPVDVAQCQFLELPMHHVVEVGHQPQAPAVLHLTALSPAHISGISQPQVIQIPSIPASTVASMTTVDSQSSLLSLSSVTTLAPQQSLKWSREGDEVPQVPGEGDLWDRVIVGGRCEDVGEIMWEGNREIRKGDEGVIWEREGDRQIVLQCNKAHGDSLM comes from the exons ATGAATTTGGAGAAACACCGTGTTTTAGATACTCGGACTAGAACTGCGACATCAGGAAATCCACCGGAGGCCTCTAAACCATCCCTGGACTCCAATGAGTCGTGTAGCAGCGTAAGAGGAAGTAAACGACGGGGAAAACGCGCAGTGACCCCACCGTGTTCCGATCTCTGCCCCTCTGGGACCGGGAGTTCTTTGCGTGTTTTGCGAGCAAGGGGTGTTGCATCTGGCACGACTGACGCCAAAAATGCACATCGTGAGAGAAGATCTGGCAGTCGGCGTCGCACGCGTCGGACATACGCGGGATCATTCTCCAGAAATACACCTGCCATGCA AAATGCCATAAAGAAATCTACAACTAAACaag AATCCGAAACCACTCTTGGACCACATTGGTCCAAGTCTGCTGGTGTAAAGGGCAAGCTAAGACCTCCGGCCTCAGGCTTGCACACCACACCACCCGCAGCAGTATGCAAGCCTGAAGAGATTGAGGCTTCATCACGTG GAGAGGAAACTGGTGCTGTGAAAGGAACCAATCACAA CGTTGCAGATTCAGATGCGGCTCCCGATGAGAACCCTCCATTCAGAGATGACTCCGATGACCTCATCTGTAAACCTGAGCCAAC GGAAAAATCATTAAGGAGGCGTTTAACATCACAACAAAAAGAGGTCAAGAAAGAGGAGTCAGAGAAGAAGGAAGAAGATCAAATTAAAGAAGAATCCACTGAGGATGTTGGGCATAATGAAGATAAAGTGGGTGATGACACAGAGCAACCATCACGGAA GCGATGGAGACAAAAAGATGGCAAAGCTCCTCGGCAACCAAAACGAAG GAAAAAGCCCCCCGTGCAGTATGTCCGCTGTGACATAGAGGGCTGTGGTACTGTCTTAGCACATCCACGCTACTTACAG CACCATATAAAATACCAGCACTTGTTAAAAAagaagtatgtgtgtgaacaCCCTTCGTGTGGCCGCTTGTTTCGCCTGCAGAAACAGCTGTTGCGTCATGCTAAACACCACACAG ATCAAAGGGACTACATCTGTGAGTATTGCGCACGGGCCTTCAAGAGCTCCCATAATCTAGCTGTGCACAGGATGATCCACACCGGAGAGAAGCCAATACA GTGTGAAATCTGCGGCTTCACCTGCCGTCAGAAGGCCTCATTAAACTGGCACATGAAGAAGCATGACGCAGAAGCCTCTTATAAATTCTCTTGCTCCATTTGTGGCAAAAAGTTTGAGAAAAAGGACTCTGTCATTGCTCACAAGGCCAAGAGCCACCCTGAGGTGCTCATAGCTGAGGCCATAGCAGCTAATGGGGGCTCAGTAATAACCAGTCCCACCCCAGTCTCAGGGAGTGCCCCCGTGCTCACCCAGCCTGACCAGCCCACTGTCAGCCAGGAGAAACAAGAAGCAGTGGGTGATATACTCACACCACTGCAGCAGGTGGTGCTCCCGCTCACTCCCCAGACTCCAGTAGATGTAGCTCAGTGCCAGTTTCTTGAACTGCCCATGCATCATGTGGTGGAGGTGGGACATCAGCCGCAAGCCCCTGCCGTGCTGCACCTTACAGCTCTCTCTCCTGCTCACATCTCCGGCATCAGCCAGCCCCAGGTGATTCAGATCCCCTCCATTCCCGCCAGCACTGTTGCATCCATGACCACTGTGGACTCCCAAAGCAGTCTCCTCTCCCTGAGCTCTGTCACCACCCTGGCTCCCCAGCAGTCCTTGAAGTGGAGCAGAGAAGGTGACGAGGTTCCACAGGTCCCCGGGGAAGGGGATCTGTGGGACAGGGTGATAGTTGGCGGACGCTGTGAGGATGTTGGGGAGATTATGTGGGAGGGTAACAGAGAGATTAGGAAGGGTGATGAGGGGGTTATTTGGGAACGTGAAGGAGACAGACAAATAGTGTTACAGTGCAACAAAGCTCATGGAGACAGTTTAATGTAG
- the LOC137137708 gene encoding uncharacterized protein isoform X2 — protein MMTLWGGKKSLLRVPLKPPLWLAEPIKSPVFACMPTSTHELALNLRSAFKTLKYPKTFLAARGETEIFLRPVFVQLAAKPHILTAGVQMADQEKQQITELDTPKPGGSRTGRAVALARLLHHECCGLLQLYIERETFLSDHTPDGGRIVSLSQDSDEPSTEEQVQLLHSALRHCLGLLHCLILKEEKEWGELEGDYETMRKNVRFRLEYLLHSTKDLVEGTTLDVTPDHMFNEEIDGAGGSFQLKMWTHRVLLELVHWADLAARTLHAFHIETEGTEDI, from the exons ATGATGACGTtatggggaggaaaaaaaagcctccTGCGCGTCCCCCTAAAGCCGCCCCTGTGGCTTGCGGAACCTATTAAATCCCCTGTCTTTGCGTGCATGCCAACGAGCACACATGAGCTCGCTCTGAACCTCCGGTCCGCGTTCAAAACGCTGAAGTATCCAAAAACGTTTCTCGCTGCCAGGGGGGAGACTGAGATATTTCTCCGCCCGGTCTTCGTCCAGCTCGCTGCTAAACCACATATATTAACGGCTGGAGTGCAAATGGCAGATCAGGAGAAGCAGCAGATAACCGAGCTAGACACGCCGAAGCCTGGCGGGTCGCGCACGGGGAGAGCGGTGGCTCTTGCCCGTCTGCTGCACCACGAATGTTGCGGTCTGCTCCAGCTATAC ATAGAGAGGGAGACTTTCTTGTCAGACCACACCCCAGATGGCGGACGCATTGTGTCCCTGTCCCAAGACTCGGACGAGCCCAGCACAGAGGAGCAGGTGCAGTTGCTGCATTCGGCTCTTCGGCACTGCCTGGGTCTGCTCCACTGTCtcatcctgaaagaggagaagGAATGGGGTGAGCTGGAGGGCGACTATGAGACTATGAGGAAGAATGTCCGATTCCGGCTGGAGTACTTGCTCCACAGCACCAAAGATCTGGTGGAGGGCACGACCCTGGATGTCACCCCTGATCACATGTTTAATGAG GAAATTGATGGAGCTGGAGGAAGTTTCCAGCTCAAAATGTGGACGCATCGAGTACTGCTGGAGCTGGTGCACTGGGCTGACCTTGCTGCAAGGACTCTACATGCCTTCCACATAGAGACGGAAGGAACAGAAGACAtctaa
- the LOC137137708 gene encoding uncharacterized protein isoform X1 translates to MMTLWGGKKSLLRVPLKPPLWLAEPIKSPVFACMPTSTHELALNLRSAFKTLKYPKTFLAARGETEIFLRPVFVQLAAKPHILTAGVQMADQEKQQITELDTPKPGGSRTGRAVALARLLHHECCGLLQLYIERETFLSDHTPDGGRIVSLSQDSDEPSTEEQVQLLHSALRHCLGLLHCLILKEEKEWGELEGDYETMRKNVRFRLEYLLHSTKDLVEGTTLDVTPDHMFNEPGPNTGEKDQELSESEVLWRFFCKRLEEVHQHSSEIDGAGGSFQLKMWTHRVLLELVHWADLAARTLHAFHIETEGTEDI, encoded by the exons ATGATGACGTtatggggaggaaaaaaaagcctccTGCGCGTCCCCCTAAAGCCGCCCCTGTGGCTTGCGGAACCTATTAAATCCCCTGTCTTTGCGTGCATGCCAACGAGCACACATGAGCTCGCTCTGAACCTCCGGTCCGCGTTCAAAACGCTGAAGTATCCAAAAACGTTTCTCGCTGCCAGGGGGGAGACTGAGATATTTCTCCGCCCGGTCTTCGTCCAGCTCGCTGCTAAACCACATATATTAACGGCTGGAGTGCAAATGGCAGATCAGGAGAAGCAGCAGATAACCGAGCTAGACACGCCGAAGCCTGGCGGGTCGCGCACGGGGAGAGCGGTGGCTCTTGCCCGTCTGCTGCACCACGAATGTTGCGGTCTGCTCCAGCTATAC ATAGAGAGGGAGACTTTCTTGTCAGACCACACCCCAGATGGCGGACGCATTGTGTCCCTGTCCCAAGACTCGGACGAGCCCAGCACAGAGGAGCAGGTGCAGTTGCTGCATTCGGCTCTTCGGCACTGCCTGGGTCTGCTCCACTGTCtcatcctgaaagaggagaagGAATGGGGTGAGCTGGAGGGCGACTATGAGACTATGAGGAAGAATGTCCGATTCCGGCTGGAGTACTTGCTCCACAGCACCAAAGATCTGGTGGAGGGCACGACCCTGGATGTCACCCCTGATCACATGTTTAATGAG CCTGGACCAAACACAGGAGAGAAAGACCAAGAACTATCGGAATCTGAAGTTTTGTGGAGGTTCTTCTGTAAGAGACTGGAAGAAGTCCATCAACATTCTTCA GAAATTGATGGAGCTGGAGGAAGTTTCCAGCTCAAAATGTGGACGCATCGAGTACTGCTGGAGCTGGTGCACTGGGCTGACCTTGCTGCAAGGACTCTACATGCCTTCCACATAGAGACGGAAGGAACAGAAGACAtctaa
- the LOC137137706 gene encoding E3 ubiquitin-protein ligase ZFP91-like isoform X3: MHIVREDLAVGVARVGHTRDHSPEIHLPCREETGAVKGTNHNVADSDAAPDENPPFRDDSDDLICKPEPTEKSLRRRLTSQQKEVKKEESEKKEEDQIKEESTEDVGHNEDKVGDDTEQPSRKRWRQKDGKAPRQPKRRKKPPVQYVRCDIEGCGTVLAHPRYLQHHIKYQHLLKKKYVCEHPSCGRLFRLQKQLLRHAKHHTDQRDYICEYCARAFKSSHNLAVHRMIHTGEKPIQCEICGFTCRQKASLNWHMKKHDAEASYKFSCSICGKKFEKKDSVIAHKAKSHPEVLIAEAIAANGGSVITSPTPVSGSAPVLTQPDQPTVSQEKQEAVGDILTPLQQVVLPLTPQTPVDVAQCQFLELPMHHVVEVGHQPQAPAVLHLTALSPAHISGISQPQVIQIPSIPASTVASMTTVDSQSSLLSLSSVTTLAPQQSLKWSREGDEVPQVPGEGDLWDRVIVGGRCEDVGEIMWEGNREIRKGDEGVIWEREGDRQIVLQCNKAHGDSLM; the protein is encoded by the exons ATGCACATCGTGAGAGAAGATCTGGCAGTCGGCGTCGCACGCGTCGGACATACGCGGGATCATTCTCCAGAAATACACCTGCCATGCA GAGAGGAAACTGGTGCTGTGAAAGGAACCAATCACAA CGTTGCAGATTCAGATGCGGCTCCCGATGAGAACCCTCCATTCAGAGATGACTCCGATGACCTCATCTGTAAACCTGAGCCAAC GGAAAAATCATTAAGGAGGCGTTTAACATCACAACAAAAAGAGGTCAAGAAAGAGGAGTCAGAGAAGAAGGAAGAAGATCAAATTAAAGAAGAATCCACTGAGGATGTTGGGCATAATGAAGATAAAGTGGGTGATGACACAGAGCAACCATCACGGAA GCGATGGAGACAAAAAGATGGCAAAGCTCCTCGGCAACCAAAACGAAG GAAAAAGCCCCCCGTGCAGTATGTCCGCTGTGACATAGAGGGCTGTGGTACTGTCTTAGCACATCCACGCTACTTACAG CACCATATAAAATACCAGCACTTGTTAAAAAagaagtatgtgtgtgaacaCCCTTCGTGTGGCCGCTTGTTTCGCCTGCAGAAACAGCTGTTGCGTCATGCTAAACACCACACAG ATCAAAGGGACTACATCTGTGAGTATTGCGCACGGGCCTTCAAGAGCTCCCATAATCTAGCTGTGCACAGGATGATCCACACCGGAGAGAAGCCAATACA GTGTGAAATCTGCGGCTTCACCTGCCGTCAGAAGGCCTCATTAAACTGGCACATGAAGAAGCATGACGCAGAAGCCTCTTATAAATTCTCTTGCTCCATTTGTGGCAAAAAGTTTGAGAAAAAGGACTCTGTCATTGCTCACAAGGCCAAGAGCCACCCTGAGGTGCTCATAGCTGAGGCCATAGCAGCTAATGGGGGCTCAGTAATAACCAGTCCCACCCCAGTCTCAGGGAGTGCCCCCGTGCTCACCCAGCCTGACCAGCCCACTGTCAGCCAGGAGAAACAAGAAGCAGTGGGTGATATACTCACACCACTGCAGCAGGTGGTGCTCCCGCTCACTCCCCAGACTCCAGTAGATGTAGCTCAGTGCCAGTTTCTTGAACTGCCCATGCATCATGTGGTGGAGGTGGGACATCAGCCGCAAGCCCCTGCCGTGCTGCACCTTACAGCTCTCTCTCCTGCTCACATCTCCGGCATCAGCCAGCCCCAGGTGATTCAGATCCCCTCCATTCCCGCCAGCACTGTTGCATCCATGACCACTGTGGACTCCCAAAGCAGTCTCCTCTCCCTGAGCTCTGTCACCACCCTGGCTCCCCAGCAGTCCTTGAAGTGGAGCAGAGAAGGTGACGAGGTTCCACAGGTCCCCGGGGAAGGGGATCTGTGGGACAGGGTGATAGTTGGCGGACGCTGTGAGGATGTTGGGGAGATTATGTGGGAGGGTAACAGAGAGATTAGGAAGGGTGATGAGGGGGTTATTTGGGAACGTGAAGGAGACAGACAAATAGTGTTACAGTGCAACAAAGCTCATGGAGACAGTTTAATGTAG